Below is a window of Desmonostoc muscorum LEGE 12446 DNA.
GGACAGAAAAGCGCAGCCGCCAGTGGCCAGCACCACGGCACCTGCTCTGACTTCCCAGCGATTCCCACTGCGCGGATGGATACCTGCCGCACCTGCGATCGCACCATCCGCTGAAAGTAGTTCCAGTGCGGGATGATGGTCAAGAATGCGTACACCAGCAGCGATCGCTCTTTGGCGCATGAAGCGCATATAATCTGGCCCTCGCAAGTTAGCACGATAGGGATTGCCTTCATCGTCAAAAGGAAAGGGATAGCCGCTATTTGCTAAGTCATCTAAACCTCTTTGCGCCTGCTCGATGGCACGCTGCAACCAACGGCGATCGGCAAGTCCTGTTGACCGCGACAACCGCCGCTCAATTTCTGCATCACGTTGTGCGCCTTTGGGAAGATACCACGCCCCAGTATTGGATGGAGCTGTTGCTCCTGACGTACCGCAATATCCCTTATCGGCTAGGACGACGCGGGCACCTTGTCTTGCCGCAGAAAGGGCTGCCCAAGTGCCAGCAGGACCACCACCTAAAACTAAAACATCGGCTGTAATCACACTCTGTGCTGACGGCATCTGAAAAGTTTCTGTATTCATAAACTCATAAATTCCTGAGATTGCTTGATTTCAAAGTCTTAAAGAGTTAATTTTTCGCTTGTTTTTTTGTGGCTACATTCTTTATTAAATGAACCGCAAAGGACGCAAAGAGCGCAAAGTAAGAAATAAGTTAATAATTATTTAATGCAAGTTTACAGAGAATTACTATTAGAAAGCTTGAGAAACAACTAGTTGCCAATCTCTTTTATGAACTGGCTTGATTGAGAAGACTAATAGCATCTTGGTCGAGATGAAGATTGACAGCTTTGATGATATCGTTGAGTTGATCGAGGTTTGTTGCACTAACAATAGGAGCGGTGATGGTCGGATTAGCAATTAGCCACGCCAGAGAAACTTGGGTGGGAGTAGAATTATAAGTTTTTGCTACTCGATAGATTGCCTCTAAAATTGCGAAACCACGAGGATTTAAATATTTTTTTATCGCATTACCACGGGCACTAATAGACAAATCTTTTTCTGAGCGGTATTTACCAGATAAAAAGCCACTAGCAATGGAAGAATAACTAATCACACCAATTTCATGTTCTTGGGAAATTTGTTGTAAATCCTGCTCATAACCATCTCGGTCATACAAGTTATAACGGGGCTGAAGGCTTTCGTAGCGAGGATAGCTATGCTGACGGCTGATTTCTAATGCCTGTAGCAGACGAGAACCACTATAATTTGAAGCACCAATCGCACGTACTTTTCCCTGACGAATCAATGAAGCGTAGGTTTCAAGAGTCTCTTCAATTGGAGTACTTTCATCGTCAATATGCGATTGATATAGATCGATATAATCAGTTTGTAACCTTTGCAATGAGTCTTCAATACCTTGTTGGATGTGTTTATGAGAAAGTCCTTTGCCTTTAACACCCATATCGCTGCCAACTTTAGTTGCAATCACCACTTGGTCACGATGACCACGCTGCTTGAGCCATTTTCCTAAAATTGTCTCAGATTCTCCACCTTGGTTTCCTGGAACCCATTTAGAATAAACATCGGCTGTGTCAATAAAATTACCTCCAGCCGCTATGAAGTTATCTAAAATCTCAAATGAAGTATTCTCATCAATTGTCCACCCAAAAACGTTGCCACCAAAGGATATTGGTGAGACTTCTAGTCCTGAACGCCCAAGTTTACGTCTTTGTGTAATGACCATGATTTTTCTCTCAAAACAGTTTTAAAATTATTTCCGCCAACTATATTACTTGAAGTGTAAAAGCTGATTGCTAGATCAGGGTGTAACTGTTCTTTTACGCTTTAAGATAATCCCTAAGCCACTGGCTACTAGTACGCCCACAATAGTAGTGGGTTCGGGAACAACTTCAACTTTTGCTGCCACAACCTTGAAATCTGGCCCGTTATCGTTAGGAATATTAGGAATCAGCCCGTTATTGTTAGAGCTGGTTAATCGCAGTGTTTTGGTGGTGATTCCATCCAAAGTAATACCGATAGAACCAATATTGAAAGGCCCATTGTTAAGGATAGGAGCAACCACAGTACTGATGTTATAGTCGGCTTTTGTGTAGTTTTGCCTCAATATTTTGTAAGTTGCTATAACTGCATTATTGTCATCCAAAGCTTCAACTAATAAATCGCTATCGCCTGCAACTGTTCCACCTGCTGTTCCGCCACGCTCCCAAAAAAAGAAGGTATTCACGGGATTTGCGAAAGAGACCTCGATGCTAGCTTTATTTGCATTTTCTCGCGTTACCAAAATGCTATTCAGATTTAAGTTGCCCAAACTGTCAGCAATGTCTTGAGCGGTTGGGTTTGGTTTTGAAGGTCCTTCTACAAGCAAGTCGTCGTCGGCAGTATTGAGGCCTCGTCCTGAATTCAGTACGCCTAGTACACTGCTATCGGGGAGCGTGTAAGTGTCGTTTTGCAGAATCTCTGCTTGCTTGACAACTTCAAAATTGCTAATGCTTCTTCCATTAAATTCCACTGAGTCCAGGCGGATATCCCTTGTAGGATCATTAAGCAGATTTCCTGTAGGGTCGTTAATAGGAGTAGCTGTGACATTAGTTTTAAACGAAAATCCGGTAAATGATGCTGCCTGAGCAGGTGCTATCACCATTAGGGAGGTTATTGATATAGAAGCAGCACTTGTGGCGATCGCGATCGTTTTTGCAAAGATAGTTCTCATTTGTATTTCATCTCAGTAGACACCATAAACAACTCGCCTAACTGAATCAGATAGATTAGGCAGGAAAAAATCGGTCGCACAGCCTAAAATATATGCAACCTTTCCTCCGCTTCTGCAAAAAGCGAATTCCTAGACTTTTCCATACTTCGGCGAATTAACCCTTCAGTTTTTGAAAGCCTTTAATAAGGAATTTGATATTTACTACGGTAAATCTGTAAAATTACCGTAGTTTAATATCCCATAGCTTTTTGTCTATGTCAATAAGCTATGAATAACACTCATGATTCTTGTAGGGTAAGCCAGACAGCCCGCTCGAATATACAAGGGACAGGCTATGTGGTCTATCCGACAAAACCATCAAAATCATTAGACTTCTTGCATAAATCAAAAAAAGAACCCCACCCCGCCTTAGCAAGGCTACGGTGTATACACAAGTTAGTAAGGGCACGGCACTGCCGTGCCCCTACGAGAAATCTATCTGTATCAAGGTTTTCGTGAAATGGTATTAGGCATTGACAGGAAATACCAAACATGGGTCATTCAAAAACCACATCTTTCGTAGGGGCACAGCACTGCTGTGCCCTTTATTGAGGACTGAGCATTGCTCCCCTTGTAGCACTGTTTCGGTGAGTTAACACCCATTCAAAATTGAAGATAGTCTGGTAAATAGGATTTTTAATTCTCAGATAGCCGTTGTGCTTCTCGACTAATCCCGATAGTAAAAGCTCTGTCTGTTCTGGGCTATCGTCAATAGGTATAGGACATGGGGCACTAGTTGTTCTTTTTCCCCGTATTTCTGCTGATCTTTTACTACTGTACGCCTCTGCTACCTCTGCTTGCAATATCTGGTGATAAAGACTTAGTAAGCGTCCTGCCTGCTGTTGGTTGAAAAAAAGTAGGCGATCGCGAATGGTGCGAAAGTGTTGTGGTTCATCTTGTGATTCCCAGTCTTGGATAATGTGCGATCGCACCAATTCTTCTACCCAACACGCTTCAGTTTTGGGAGATAAATCAATTTTCCCAGTTGATGTTTTTAAGGCAGTTTGCATAACTAGCTGACAGAGTTTTTGGGTTAAAAAAGGTTGTCCCCCACTCCAGTAGATAATCTCTTGCAACACAACTTCTGGTTGGCTGATGACTTTCTTTAACCCTTCTAGCAATGGTTTAGCTTCATCTAATTGAAAGTCAAATAACTCTATAGCCGTACCAATGTTAAAAGGTGTTTGGTGTTTGTCTGCAATTAAGCCCGATGGACTGGCTACTCCAAATAATGCAAACCCCAAACGTTGGAAATTTGAGTGGTATGCCTGTTGATTGTAGCAATAACGAATCCAGACAAAAAAGTCGTTAACAGGAAAATTCAAACTCAGCAGACTATCAATCTCATCAATGAAGATGAAAATACCCTCTGTTTGACGATCGCTCTTGACATTTGGTAGCAAAATTTCTTCAACAAACTGGTATAGTTTTTGCAGAGGATAAAGACTCGCTTGCATCTTCCACCACTGGTTAAAGTTAACCTGTTCTGCCAAATTTAAGCCGTATAACAAGCTGATGATGATGCTTTTATACCATTGTGCTGGTGTAATATCGTCACTAACTAATTGCGTCACATTTAAGTAAACACATTTATAGCCTTCTTGCTTGAGGCGATGACTTGTTCGCTGTAATAAAGATGATTTACCCATTTGGCGAGAGCTGAAGACGTAGCAAAAATGACCAGCTTTCAAACTAGTATAAAGTTTGTTGTCTGCCTGACGTACAATGTACGTGGGATCATTGGTGTGGAGACTACCGCCAACTTGGTATCTCATTTGAGGAAACCTAAAAGGGACTTGGGATTGGGTACTGGACTATGGAGCATTGGGAAGAGGCTCTAGGGACTAGGGGGAGAATGAAGAATTACCTCTTTCCCCTCTGCTCCCCAGCCCCCACTGCCTATTCCCTTATTTAATAAGGGACTTCCAGAAAATAAATTATCCCAAATTATTTTAGGACTTACGCAAAAACTCTCTGAAACTCTTATTTCTTCTCTGCGAGACGCTGCGCGAATGTGTCCTTTGCGTCTAGGTTTTTTCATGATTTTGCGTAAGTCCTGTATTTATACATTTTCGGGTAGGACAGCTGTGCTACCCGACTATGGAATATTTTTTCCTTGGAAGTCCCTAATTTAGTTTTGAAGCACAATCATTAAACAATTATAAATATTTTTTGAAATAAGTGTAGTACAATCTGTTACTTTTACTAGTGAAGTCTGCTATTTGCAAACCCAAGTTTTTTCGTAATAAATCTTTGATTGCTATCTGAATTTAGCAAAAAATTCGTCTATTTTTGTTTTGACATTTAAGCACGGCGATCAAATAATCGCCAAGTTATGTCTTAAGTAATCCAAGCGATTAGAAATCGCGGCTACACAAACTCTCGTCCGCCTGCGCGGACTAACGCAAAAATAGGGTTTCAAATTTAATCTGACGAGAGTAATAAAAGAGCGTTAACTGTCTTAACTGTCTTAACTGTCTTAACTGTCTTAACTGTCTTATTAACTATTTTTTTAACTGTCTGATCTGGCATTGCCTTTTATTAGCAATAATGAGAAGATACAAACTTGGCAAAACAAAAGGCATTTATCGGCATCCCGATTACAGGAATCCGATTTGATTTGAAAATGACTTACTTATTTAAGCAATAGGCAAGAGATAATTAATCTTTACCTATTGTAGTTTACCTATTTATTGCCTATTTCCGAGTTTAAAACTAAGTTCGCAAATCCAATACGAGTCCTATATCTCAATTCCCTCTCTGTTCTTAGGAGTAAAAATCATGACTTCATTAAACCAAAGAAAAAGTCAAATATTAACACAAGGCAAAGATATTCAATTGTCTGGGAATACGATCAAAACGGAAAAATTTGCTATTCAAAAAACCCTACGGAATGGAGGTAAAATCAGATTCAAAATTCGTTATTCTGCTGAATTAAAAGGTTTCTGTCTGCTGGAAGTTTTTTTAATGAAAGCGGACGCTGAAACACAGGTTGCTAGCATGACTATTCCTAACGGTGGCTCTACGGCTAAGGCTCAAGAACAGGAGCAAGAATTTAGTATTTGGGAGCCAGGAGATTATTACTTCTTTTTTAAAATGTCTTCTAATAATGGAACATTTTTAATTGAGGAATATCAGCTTTATTGGTTAGCTACTTAATTATAACTTGGTGTCAATAATTGTCATTTGAATCAGGTAACAGGCAATATATATCAGGGTTTCAGTCTACTGCATTTTTATTCAGATAGTTTTATTTGATTGTGCTAACTTGCTTAGTTGCGCTGCGATCGCTTTGCTAACTCAAGCTGAAACTACTCAAAATGTCAATCAAAATTTATCATTTGTATAGTTAAATTCGCTGAATTAATAACGAGCGATCGCTCCTTAAATGTAATAACCAGAATGCGGATGATCTGACCCTTTCATTACAGTAGTTAAAATGGATGTAACTGGAATTAAAGAAATGTAAACAGAATATAACAAGGCTATTGCTAAGTTAGATTGATCAGCGTGATATGATCCGATAGCCATTATTGCTTAAATTGTCATAGCGATCGGGTTAATTCTTTGAGGTAAAAAACGATGACAACGACTACAGAGCGGTTCAAAAAGTTTACGATTTTACATTCCAATGATATGCATGGAGACTTTTTGGCAGAAGCTAAGGGTGCCGAGGGTCATCTAATTGGTGGGCTGTCGCTGCTGTCAGGATATCTGAATAAGGTGCGTCAAGAAGAGAAAAATACACTTTTTGTCATTTCTGGCGATATGGTTCAGGGATCTATGATTGATACTGAATACAAAGGTATTTCAACTATAGAAATCATGAATTACCTCGCTCCTGACGTAGTAACTTTAGGAAACCACGAATTAGATTATGGTTTTCCTCACTTACTTTTCTTGGAAAAGATGGCGAATTTTCCCATCGTCAATGCCAACTTATATATTAAAAAGTACAATAAACGATTGATGAATCCTTATCTAATCCTAAATGTAGATGGATTTGATATTATGTTCATCGGAATTGTAACTGAAGAAGTGCTTAACTCCTTAAGACTTGACACGAGTATTGGTACATTTGTCAGTTTGGAAGATGCCGCAGCAGAAGTAGGTAAGATTTGCGATGCATACAAAAATGATGATATTGATCTAACAATTCTGCTGACACATATCGGTTTTGAACAAGATCAAAAACTAGCTGCAATGCTAGATCCGGTCTGGGGTGTAGATATGATAATTGGTGGGCACTCTCATACATTTTTAGAACAACCAGCCGAAGTCAATAACATTTTGATTACACAAGCAGGAGTTGGTACAGACCAAATTGGACGTTTCGATATTACGGTGGACGACGATACTAACAGCATTGTTGAGTGGAAGTGGCAACTCATCCCTGTGGATAAAAATCTTGCAGAGCCAGATGCCGAACTAGAAAAGTTTATTAATCTTTTCAAAGAAGAGGTAGACCGCAAATATAATCGACTGATTTGCCGATTAACACGTCAATTGACCCATCCTCAGCGTGAAGTAGAAACTGAATTGGGTAACTTAATTACTGATAGTTTGGCTGAATCAGTTATGTCTGATGTAGTGTTGGTAGCAAGTGGTTCAATACGTGTAAAGCAGTTAGGTCCTTTAGTTACATTGAGCGATCTTAAAGGAGCTTACCCTTATGACGGTCCACTTTTTAGACTTAAAGTTACTGGTCAACAACTCACTCAGATATTTACACATATCATGAGAGCAGAAAACAGAAAACCAGGTGAAAGTCAATGTTTTCAGGTAAATAAAGGTATTAAGGCAGTTTACAATGATGTAGAAAAAAGGCTTGAGTCTTTAAGTATTAATGAAACTCCCGTGCAGGCAGATAAGCAATACACCATCTGTCTACAGGAATATTTTTACAAAAGCTCAACTTTATGTCTAGGTATAACCCCTGAAGAATTA
It encodes the following:
- a CDS encoding aldo/keto reductase produces the protein MVITQRRKLGRSGLEVSPISFGGNVFGWTIDENTSFEILDNFIAAGGNFIDTADVYSKWVPGNQGGESETILGKWLKQRGHRDQVVIATKVGSDMGVKGKGLSHKHIQQGIEDSLQRLQTDYIDLYQSHIDDESTPIEETLETYASLIRQGKVRAIGASNYSGSRLLQALEISRQHSYPRYESLQPRYNLYDRDGYEQDLQQISQEHEIGVISYSSIASGFLSGKYRSEKDLSISARGNAIKKYLNPRGFAILEAIYRVAKTYNSTPTQVSLAWLIANPTITAPIVSATNLDQLNDIIKAVNLHLDQDAISLLNQASS
- a CDS encoding exosortase-dependent surface protein XDP2, producing MRTIFAKTIAIATSAASISITSLMVIAPAQAASFTGFSFKTNVTATPINDPTGNLLNDPTRDIRLDSVEFNGRSISNFEVVKQAEILQNDTYTLPDSSVLGVLNSGRGLNTADDDLLVEGPSKPNPTAQDIADSLGNLNLNSILVTRENANKASIEVSFANPVNTFFFWERGGTAGGTVAGDSDLLVEALDDNNAVIATYKILRQNYTKADYNISTVVAPILNNGPFNIGSIGITLDGITTKTLRLTSSNNNGLIPNIPNDNGPDFKVVAAKVEVVPEPTTIVGVLVASGLGIILKRKRTVTP
- a CDS encoding AAA-like domain-containing protein; translation: MRYQVGGSLHTNDPTYIVRQADNKLYTSLKAGHFCYVFSSRQMGKSSLLQRTSHRLKQEGYKCVYLNVTQLVSDDITPAQWYKSIIISLLYGLNLAEQVNFNQWWKMQASLYPLQKLYQFVEEILLPNVKSDRQTEGIFIFIDEIDSLLSLNFPVNDFFVWIRYCYNQQAYHSNFQRLGFALFGVASPSGLIADKHQTPFNIGTAIELFDFQLDEAKPLLEGLKKVISQPEVVLQEIIYWSGGQPFLTQKLCQLVMQTALKTSTGKIDLSPKTEACWVEELVRSHIIQDWESQDEPQHFRTIRDRLLFFNQQQAGRLLSLYHQILQAEVAEAYSSKRSAEIRGKRTTSAPCPIPIDDSPEQTELLLSGLVEKHNGYLRIKNPIYQTIFNFEWVLTHRNSATRGAMLSPQ
- a CDS encoding bifunctional metallophosphatase/5'-nucleotidase, translating into MTTTTERFKKFTILHSNDMHGDFLAEAKGAEGHLIGGLSLLSGYLNKVRQEEKNTLFVISGDMVQGSMIDTEYKGISTIEIMNYLAPDVVTLGNHELDYGFPHLLFLEKMANFPIVNANLYIKKYNKRLMNPYLILNVDGFDIMFIGIVTEEVLNSLRLDTSIGTFVSLEDAAAEVGKICDAYKNDDIDLTILLTHIGFEQDQKLAAMLDPVWGVDMIIGGHSHTFLEQPAEVNNILITQAGVGTDQIGRFDITVDDDTNSIVEWKWQLIPVDKNLAEPDAELEKFINLFKEEVDRKYNRLICRLTRQLTHPQREVETELGNLITDSLAESVMSDVVLVASGSIRVKQLGPLVTLSDLKGAYPYDGPLFRLKVTGQQLTQIFTHIMRAENRKPGESQCFQVNKGIKAVYNDVEKRLESLSINETPVQADKQYTICLQEYFYKSSTLCLGITPEELTKLGDAKVVTTSAQNVLEEYFSSHQLLNSDVEGRLIYK